A genome region from Nitrosopumilus oxyclinae includes the following:
- a CDS encoding chromosome segregation SMC family protein, whose product MVHVKKVEIFGFKSFGFKNTTVQFEPGLVSISGPNGSGKSNILDAIIFAMGENKPKVMRVDKLRSLIHDIEGARHGPKMARSSVHFDNSDRKIPVDSDAVEITREMDANGENTYYLNKKKTNRSHILDLLDMANAGLGQLNAVQQGTVTRISEFTSEEKRKTIEDLIGLSYFDDKKVESIKQLDEADRRLEIALAKMGEIKKRIDELEEERNQKLRHDILERELNRYKAIAAANKMKVISSQKSAKESNLNALNAEITTFSTQRNTLREEIGALETEKTKLMAEANDYSQAKATLDVEISSAMEQYEIDNSAISASKKRLEQINLRLPEIQNEIAEINQARSDIDTQLQKIKISIDETDLKKNKINEDLQIIDSQRNKILTEQSEAAAKKSEIDNKIKSLTSQLNDVQLKLSKVLHEKDESKIKIDTNTAKLSELEHDIVSLTGYQSKLESMLNNHNASITELKSRIQKLHDRKSKIHNDMDELEFILEKSNKAANQYESKIKTVQGFMHEDYTVAKLKEDADKLGIDGLVYEMISWEKKYERSVLAVSSDWIKAIVVKDFATLLGIAEVARSKNLPKLKIIPLDAIPQFKLSLPKESGVIGILANYVTCDPAYASLKTFLFGNIVLTENRESAYNVSQKGYKSVTLDGEFFEEKGGTVIIDINSKISKLTKLISMSSDIDGLFQSISIIKKYMLKKKYSLKKLEDSIQSYDDRLSMSENSLTSTTENYSNLKSRLTSAHSMKEQLSKRISDLTSRNNVIESEVNTCESHVESLQERITIVEENYASGEQDRIASELSRINIKKSDIEKLYTTIMNEYRDKSSQQTTLQTQYNREKSQSNRLDAETNSLNLEYKELETKIHDLEIQKESKNQVLVSLREKEQELISTSGSSIGHLKEFDDKLKVLTEQDRELTKQINTIERQTDSLTRDLKDLVENEAKLQQILSTFGFDKDMETFDVESIVHGLTTELSSLNALNAKAPETYLEVSYGYRSMSTRKNSLEAERNSIVKFIEDIEKDKRQTFLDAFDKVDKEIRLIFNKMTDGNAWLELQNEDDIFNSGISYLIQFPNKPKRESTSISGGEKTLAAIVFVLALQKLKPSPFYLFDEVDAHLDAPNSERLAKILEERSKESQFIMVSLKDSVIQKAKLIYGVFPKNGVSNVVTYKDKRIPSMKTS is encoded by the coding sequence TTGGTTCATGTTAAAAAAGTTGAGATCTTCGGTTTCAAATCATTTGGATTTAAGAATACTACTGTACAGTTCGAACCCGGACTAGTTTCAATTTCAGGTCCAAATGGTTCTGGTAAAAGTAACATCTTGGATGCCATTATTTTTGCAATGGGTGAAAATAAACCAAAAGTAATGAGAGTGGATAAATTGCGATCTCTAATTCATGATATTGAAGGAGCAAGACATGGACCAAAAATGGCAAGATCAAGTGTTCATTTTGATAACTCTGATAGAAAAATTCCAGTAGATTCTGATGCAGTTGAAATTACAAGAGAGATGGATGCTAACGGCGAAAACACATACTATCTAAATAAAAAGAAAACAAATCGAAGTCATATTCTTGATTTACTTGATATGGCAAATGCCGGTTTGGGTCAACTCAATGCTGTCCAACAAGGAACTGTAACTAGAATATCTGAATTCACTTCAGAAGAAAAAAGAAAAACAATTGAAGATTTAATTGGTCTATCATACTTTGATGATAAAAAAGTAGAATCTATAAAACAATTAGATGAGGCAGATAGACGTTTAGAAATTGCTCTTGCCAAAATGGGCGAAATCAAAAAAAGAATAGATGAATTAGAGGAAGAAAGAAATCAAAAATTACGTCATGATATTTTAGAACGTGAGTTAAATCGTTACAAGGCCATTGCTGCAGCAAACAAAATGAAGGTTATTTCAAGCCAAAAATCGGCAAAAGAATCCAATTTGAATGCATTAAATGCTGAAATCACAACGTTTAGCACTCAAAGAAATACTTTGAGAGAAGAAATTGGTGCTTTGGAAACTGAAAAGACAAAGTTGATGGCTGAAGCTAATGATTACAGTCAAGCAAAAGCTACTCTTGATGTTGAAATTAGTTCTGCAATGGAACAATATGAGATAGACAATAGTGCAATTTCTGCATCAAAGAAACGATTAGAGCAAATTAATTTAAGATTACCTGAAATACAAAATGAAATTGCTGAAATTAATCAAGCTAGATCTGATATTGATACACAACTTCAAAAAATAAAAATATCTATTGATGAAACAGATTTAAAGAAAAATAAAATCAATGAAGATTTACAAATTATTGACTCTCAAAGAAATAAAATACTTACAGAACAATCAGAAGCAGCAGCTAAAAAATCTGAAATTGATAATAAAATCAAATCTCTTACAAGTCAACTCAATGATGTACAACTAAAATTATCCAAAGTTTTACATGAGAAAGATGAATCCAAAATCAAAATTGACACAAATACTGCTAAACTCTCTGAATTAGAACATGATATTGTTTCATTAACTGGTTACCAATCTAAACTGGAATCTATGTTGAATAATCATAATGCATCTATTACTGAATTAAAATCAAGAATTCAAAAACTCCATGATAGAAAATCAAAAATACATAATGATATGGATGAGTTGGAATTTATTTTAGAGAAATCAAATAAAGCTGCAAATCAATATGAATCAAAAATTAAAACTGTACAGGGATTCATGCATGAAGATTACACTGTTGCTAAATTAAAAGAAGATGCAGACAAACTTGGCATTGATGGATTAGTTTATGAAATGATTTCATGGGAAAAAAAATACGAGCGTTCAGTTTTAGCAGTTAGTTCTGATTGGATTAAAGCAATTGTTGTAAAAGATTTTGCAACTTTACTTGGCATAGCTGAAGTTGCACGAAGTAAAAATCTTCCAAAATTAAAGATAATTCCACTAGATGCAATTCCACAATTCAAACTATCTCTACCAAAAGAATCTGGTGTAATCGGCATACTTGCCAACTACGTTACATGTGATCCTGCATATGCTTCCCTCAAAACTTTCCTATTTGGCAATATTGTGCTTACTGAGAATAGGGAATCTGCTTATAATGTCTCTCAAAAGGGTTACAAATCTGTAACACTTGATGGTGAATTCTTTGAAGAAAAAGGTGGTACAGTAATCATTGATATTAACTCCAAAATATCTAAACTCACAAAATTAATCTCTATGAGTAGTGATATTGATGGATTATTCCAGTCAATTAGTATAATTAAAAAATACATGTTAAAGAAAAAATATTCATTAAAAAAATTAGAGGATTCCATCCAGTCTTATGATGATCGTCTATCCATGTCTGAAAATTCACTAACCTCTACAACTGAAAATTATTCAAATTTGAAATCTAGACTCACTTCTGCACATAGTATGAAGGAGCAACTTTCAAAAAGAATTTCAGATCTTACTTCAAGAAATAATGTAATTGAATCTGAAGTGAATACTTGCGAATCTCATGTAGAATCATTACAAGAAAGAATAACTATTGTTGAAGAAAATTATGCTAGTGGAGAACAAGATAGAATTGCTTCTGAATTATCCAGAATTAATATTAAAAAATCTGACATTGAGAAATTATACACTACAATAATGAATGAATATCGTGATAAATCTTCCCAACAAACAACATTACAAACTCAATACAATAGAGAAAAATCTCAATCTAATCGTCTTGATGCTGAAACAAATTCCTTGAATCTAGAATACAAAGAACTTGAAACAAAAATACATGACTTGGAAATTCAGAAAGAATCCAAGAATCAAGTTCTTGTATCATTGCGTGAAAAAGAACAAGAATTAATTTCTACATCTGGCTCATCTATTGGACATCTAAAAGAATTTGATGATAAACTCAAAGTATTAACTGAACAAGATAGAGAATTGACAAAACAAATCAATACTATAGAGCGTCAAACAGATTCACTTACTCGTGATCTTAAAGATTTAGTTGAAAATGAGGCTAAACTACAACAAATTCTATCTACGTTTGGATTTGATAAAGATATGGAAACATTTGATGTTGAGTCAATTGTACATGGATTAACTACTGAATTATCTTCGCTAAATGCATTAAATGCTAAAGCACCTGAAACATACCTTGAGGTATCTTATGGATATCGTTCCATGTCTACAAGAAAGAATTCTCTTGAAGCTGAAAGAAATTCTATTGTCAAATTTATTGAAGATATTGAAAAAGATAAACGACAAACATTCTTAGATGCATTTGATAAAGTCGATAAAGAAATTCGTTTAATTTTCAATAAAATGACTGATGGGAATGCATGGTTGGAATTACAAAATGAAGATGACATATTCAATTCTGGAATTTCATATCTAATCCAATTCCCAAATAAACCCAAAAGAGAATCCACATCAATTAGTGGTGGTGAAAAAACATTGGCCGCAATTGTATTTGTTCTAGCATTACAAAAACTAAAACCATCTCCATTCTATCTCTTTGATGAAGTTGATGCTCACCTTGATGCACCAAATTCAGAAAGATTAGCAAAAATTTTAGAAGAAAGATCCAAGGAAAGTCAATTCATTATGGTGTCCCTCAAAGACTCTGTAATTCAGAAAGCAAAATTGATCTACGGGGTATTTCCAAAGAATGGGGTATCTAATGTTGTCACTTACAAAGATAAACGAATCCCTTCCATGAAAACTTCCTAG
- the egtD gene encoding L-histidine N(alpha)-methyltransferase, with amino-acid sequence MNKAIQKHPDYKKYVIDSKLQYFKPHASKIEKTFAEEISSSLNRESKFIVPKFFYDKKGSDLFEKICTLPEYYPTRTEIAILKKLKTELPSFIDDSFRLVELGSGASVKTRLLLDIFTQMQQTTEYFPIDISEILAESSEQLLQDYDNLRITGIIDTYEGGLEFLKNYDDKNNLILFLGSSFGNFSPTDGKIFLEKINSTMKSGDLFLIGLDLVKDSQILESAYNDKQGITAEFNLNVLSRINDELDADFNLDNFSHYSIYNKEDQRIEMYLKSLVNQSVVISKSGLLLNLEKNELIHTEHSHKFTLDQIKTLFTSTGFKINHTWLDEKTNFSLTLVSKN; translated from the coding sequence TTGAATAAAGCAATCCAAAAACATCCTGATTATAAAAAATATGTAATAGATTCTAAACTTCAATATTTTAAACCTCATGCTAGTAAAATCGAGAAAACATTTGCTGAAGAGATCTCTTCAAGCTTGAATAGGGAATCTAAATTTATCGTGCCTAAATTTTTCTATGATAAAAAAGGGTCTGACTTGTTTGAAAAAATTTGTACCCTTCCTGAATACTATCCTACAAGAACTGAAATTGCTATTTTGAAAAAGTTAAAGACTGAATTGCCTTCATTTATTGATGATTCCTTTAGATTAGTTGAACTTGGTAGTGGGGCATCTGTAAAAACGCGATTATTACTTGATATTTTCACTCAAATGCAACAAACTACAGAATATTTCCCTATTGATATCTCTGAAATACTAGCTGAAAGTTCAGAACAACTTTTACAAGATTATGATAATCTTCGAATTACTGGAATTATTGACACATATGAGGGTGGGTTAGAATTTTTAAAAAATTATGATGATAAAAATAATTTAATTCTATTTTTAGGTTCTAGCTTTGGAAATTTTTCTCCTACTGATGGTAAAATCTTTTTAGAAAAAATAAATTCTACCATGAAATCTGGTGATTTATTTTTAATTGGTTTGGATCTGGTAAAGGATTCGCAAATTTTAGAATCTGCATATAATGATAAACAAGGTATTACTGCTGAATTTAATCTCAATGTTCTATCTAGAATAAATGATGAACTTGATGCAGATTTTAATTTAGATAATTTTTCTCATTATTCTATTTACAATAAAGAGGATCAGCGAATTGAAATGTATTTGAAATCTTTAGTGAATCAATCTGTTGTCATTTCAAAATCTGGTCTTTTATTAAATTTGGAAAAAAATGAGTTGATTCATACTGAACATTCTCATAAATTTACTCTAGACCAAATTAAAACACTTTTTACAAGTACTGGATTCAAAATTAATCATACTTGGTTAGATGAGAAAACTAATTTTTCATTAACTTTAGTATCAAAAAATTAA
- a CDS encoding inositol-3-phosphate synthase codes for MADRIKVGLVGIGNCFSGLIQGIEYYRKNPSQEVTGIIHDKLAGYGIHDIDFVCGFDVGENKVGKLLHEAIYEYPNMVDWIAKDDLPKNEALVYESPILDGVGVWVENRIKPIVSTKTPEQIAEEVKKIIKEKGVEIIVSYLPVGSDKVTEFWAQICLDTKTAFVNCIPSFIASDEKWAKKFEDANVPCIGDDIKGQVGATIVHRTLAKLCSDRGTKIEKTYQINVGGNTDFLNMKEQDRLASKRISKTESVQSQLKERLDDDQIYVGPSDFIPFLGNTKLMFMRIEGRQWANIPYNMEVRLEVDDKANSAGIVIDAIRLARIALDRGVGGPIKPASAYLMKHPIEQTSDALAKDACEKFVAGD; via the coding sequence ATGGCTGATAGAATTAAAGTTGGTTTAGTAGGTATCGGTAATTGTTTTTCAGGTTTAATTCAAGGAATTGAATATTATAGAAAAAATCCTTCCCAAGAAGTAACTGGTATTATTCACGATAAACTAGCAGGATATGGAATTCATGATATTGACTTTGTTTGTGGGTTTGATGTTGGCGAAAATAAAGTTGGCAAACTATTGCATGAGGCAATTTATGAATATCCAAACATGGTTGATTGGATTGCTAAAGATGATTTGCCAAAAAATGAAGCATTGGTCTATGAAAGTCCTATTTTAGATGGAGTAGGTGTTTGGGTCGAAAATCGAATTAAACCTATTGTTAGCACAAAAACACCTGAGCAAATAGCTGAAGAGGTCAAAAAAATTATCAAAGAAAAAGGTGTTGAAATTATTGTATCTTATTTGCCAGTTGGTTCTGATAAAGTAACTGAATTTTGGGCTCAAATTTGTTTAGATACAAAAACTGCGTTTGTAAATTGTATTCCCTCTTTTATTGCATCAGATGAGAAATGGGCAAAAAAGTTTGAGGATGCAAATGTTCCTTGCATTGGTGATGATATCAAGGGTCAAGTTGGTGCAACTATTGTACATAGAACTTTGGCTAAACTTTGTAGTGATAGAGGAACAAAAATTGAAAAAACATACCAAATCAATGTTGGAGGTAATACTGATTTCTTAAACATGAAGGAACAAGACAGACTGGCATCTAAGAGAATCTCTAAGACTGAAAGTGTCCAAAGTCAACTTAAGGAAAGATTAGATGATGATCAAATCTATGTTGGACCTTCAGATTTTATTCCATTTCTAGGAAATACAAAACTCATGTTTATGAGAATTGAAGGTAGACAATGGGCAAATATTCCATATAATATGGAAGTACGTTTAGAAGTTGATGATAAAGCAAATTCTGCAGGTATTGTAATTGATGCCATTCGATTAGCAAGAATTGCTCTTGATAGAGGAGTTGGTGGTCCAATCAAACCTGCCAGTGCATACTTGATGAAACATCCTATAGAACAAACCTCTGATGCTTTGGCAAAAGATGCATGTGAAAAGTTTGTTGCAGGCGACTAG
- a CDS encoding carbon-nitrogen hydrolase family protein, whose product MVKLGLIQTASQSTNQKGISHAVKILKKLGRNNTDIVCLPEQWLKNNEINDFDLEFSEFKKISKEFSMTIIPGAFYEITKKKTSIISPVIGPKGEFIGKQEKIHPFDYEKNSVKPGNEAKIFNTACKFGVIICYDMVFPKVANTLVKKGAQVLFSPSRIVRRGIEPWQMYVQVRSLENRIPILAANVENKRFGGNSLIIDLNEKNKIVTTKVMKLNGECGVSKEFDLNKYEKSRKIRFSDSNNFQ is encoded by the coding sequence ATGGTTAAGCTTGGGTTAATCCAGACTGCATCACAAAGTACTAATCAAAAAGGAATTTCTCATGCAGTAAAAATTCTTAAAAAATTAGGAAGGAATAACACAGACATTGTGTGCCTGCCAGAACAGTGGCTAAAAAATAACGAGATCAATGATTTTGATTTAGAGTTTTCAGAGTTTAAAAAAATATCAAAGGAATTCAGCATGACCATAATTCCAGGAGCGTTTTATGAAATTACAAAGAAAAAAACATCCATCATATCGCCAGTGATTGGGCCAAAGGGAGAATTCATAGGCAAACAAGAGAAAATTCATCCTTTTGACTATGAAAAAAACAGTGTAAAACCAGGAAATGAGGCTAAAATCTTCAATACCGCATGCAAGTTTGGAGTGATAATTTGCTATGATATGGTGTTTCCAAAAGTAGCAAATACACTGGTAAAAAAAGGAGCCCAAGTTTTGTTTTCACCTAGTAGAATAGTTAGGAGAGGAATTGAGCCTTGGCAAATGTATGTTCAAGTCAGATCCTTAGAAAATAGAATACCAATCTTAGCAGCAAATGTTGAAAATAAGAGATTCGGAGGAAACAGTCTCATCATAGATTTGAATGAAAAAAACAAAATAGTCACAACAAAAGTTATGAAATTAAATGGAGAATGCGGAGTTAGTAAAGAGTTTGATTTGAATAAATATGAAAAGAGTAGAAAGATAAGATTTTCAGATTCTAATAATTTTCAGTGA
- a CDS encoding ABC transporter ATP-binding protein yields MGEILRVEHLKKYFTKKGIFGEKSVTVRATDDISFSLKKGEVFVLAGESGSGKSTIAKLILKSIQSDSGKIFFEEQEIDDKKENLVKIRMNCQMIHQDPYDSINPRMKIGDIISEPLEIHKIGNKEDRTKRVIEVLHEVKLEPAEDIVKRYPHMLSGGQRQRVVLARALALKPKIILADEPVSMLDVSIRAEMLELMQELQRKYNISFIYITHDLATARYFGQRIGILYMGKIVEIGPINQVLVKPRHPYTQALIDAISEPDPDNLHKEKKIRINDPLDIDVYQGCRFRARCQYAIEKCIEEPRLEENSADHYSACFVKLD; encoded by the coding sequence TTGGGTGAAATTCTCAGAGTAGAACATTTGAAAAAATATTTTACAAAAAAAGGAATATTTGGGGAAAAATCAGTAACTGTGAGAGCTACTGATGATATATCATTTTCATTAAAAAAAGGCGAAGTTTTTGTGTTAGCAGGGGAATCAGGTTCAGGAAAATCAACCATTGCAAAATTAATTCTTAAATCAATCCAATCAGATTCAGGAAAAATATTTTTTGAAGAACAGGAAATCGATGATAAAAAAGAAAATTTAGTAAAAATTAGAATGAATTGCCAAATGATACATCAAGATCCATACGACTCCATCAACCCCAGAATGAAGATTGGTGACATCATATCTGAACCACTTGAAATTCATAAAATTGGGAACAAGGAGGATAGAACCAAAAGAGTAATCGAAGTACTCCATGAAGTAAAATTAGAACCAGCTGAAGACATTGTAAAAAGATACCCACACATGTTGTCAGGCGGACAAAGACAGAGAGTAGTACTGGCAAGAGCTTTGGCACTAAAACCCAAAATAATACTAGCAGATGAACCAGTTTCTATGTTAGATGTATCAATTAGAGCTGAAATGTTAGAATTGATGCAAGAATTACAGAGAAAATACAACATTTCATTTATCTACATCACACATGATTTGGCTACTGCCAGATATTTTGGTCAAAGAATAGGGATTTTGTACATGGGGAAAATTGTTGAAATTGGACCAATTAATCAAGTGCTGGTAAAACCAAGGCATCCTTACACTCAAGCATTAATTGATGCTATTTCAGAGCCTGATCCGGATAATTTACACAAGGAGAAGAAAATCAGAATCAATGATCCGTTAGATATTGATGTGTATCAAGGATGTAGATTTAGAGCAAGATGTCAATATGCCATTGAAAAATGTATAGAAGAACCAAGATTAGAAGAAAATAGTGCAGACCATTACTCAGCCTGTTTTGTAAAACTAGACTAG
- a CDS encoding deoxyhypusine synthase, translating to MIDPGRPVKDIQIDSNMSIEKIFEELSQSGGFESVNLSSGLEILTEMISDKQCLRFVSFVGAVVSTGLRGIIKDMIKNKWFDVAITTCGALDHDIARHFSHYKEGSFTMDDMELANQNIHRLGNVLVPMDSYGPLIEEKMQSFLEEEYQNGNKEMSTSEICKMIGKHLGEDSFLYWAYKNDIDVVVPGIMDGAVGSQIWLFTQKHADFKLNMIGDANLLSGLIFKAEKSGAFMIGGGISKHHTLWWNQYREGLDYAFYITTAQEFDGSLSGALVREAISWGKVTQIAKQSTLHAEVTTILPFIYAALLSKVKK from the coding sequence ATGATAGATCCTGGCCGTCCAGTAAAAGATATTCAAATTGATTCAAACATGTCAATTGAAAAAATTTTTGAAGAGTTGTCTCAATCAGGAGGATTTGAGTCAGTGAACCTATCAAGTGGTTTAGAGATTTTAACAGAAATGATTTCAGATAAACAATGTCTAAGATTTGTTTCATTTGTAGGTGCAGTAGTATCCACAGGGTTAAGAGGAATAATTAAAGACATGATAAAAAACAAATGGTTTGATGTTGCAATTACAACTTGCGGTGCATTAGATCATGATATTGCTAGACATTTTTCACATTACAAAGAAGGGTCATTTACAATGGATGATATGGAACTGGCAAATCAAAACATCCACAGATTAGGAAATGTCCTAGTACCAATGGATAGTTACGGACCACTAATTGAAGAAAAAATGCAGTCATTCTTAGAAGAAGAATATCAAAATGGAAACAAAGAGATGAGTACATCTGAAATTTGTAAAATGATTGGAAAACATCTTGGCGAAGACTCTTTTCTATACTGGGCATACAAAAATGATATCGACGTAGTAGTTCCAGGAATTATGGACGGAGCAGTAGGAAGTCAAATTTGGTTATTTACACAAAAACATGCAGATTTCAAATTAAACATGATTGGAGATGCAAATCTACTATCAGGGTTAATTTTCAAAGCAGAGAAATCAGGAGCATTCATGATTGGAGGTGGAATTTCAAAACACCACACATTATGGTGGAACCAATACAGAGAAGGACTAGATTATGCATTTTACATCACTACTGCTCAAGAATTTGATGGAAGCCTAAGTGGTGCACTTGTACGAGAAGCAATTTCATGGGGAAAAGTTACACAAATAGCAAAACAATCAACACTTCATGCAGAAGTAACAACGATTTTACCATTCATTTATGCAGCATTACTTTCAAAAGTAAAAAAATAG